tgctgcttatagattgattattattaggagtttttaattatgcttttgagagttagaaaaatccttaaactgtagcttctaatgtggtcacacaatgagtgtttattattcaaggttaaagcttgcaggtgttttctgtctgtattgtGAGAAGCCAGCAGTGGattggggaggcatggtactcctctcactgaagattcctgaagacgtgtgggaaacaattctttaattaaatgatgaaatgtatctctgtttctttgatgctgttgctggggagacatccacagacagaatgattgtgtatgtgtactgcatagcagcgtgcggtataaaatgtaatgtggcgcacccccagtgagacaacacacagacgtttccaggtaccagtgtaagtgtgtgtctccctctctgaattcagattggttttaataaacttgtggaaacgtacaactgatctctgactgaggattgtcctttgggttgccaaataaaaagagtcggggagaggtgaggactaatgtaagaattaactgacggccagtaaagttttcctacctcaacacaggcaatgttaaatttgataaccttaatatttataacattaaaatttatcatgttatcattttaatgacctccaaattcatGGATTCAAATTTTCACAGTGGTGAAATTAATCACACGTTGGTTTTTACAGCACTCAGTTTTACCATATTCAGTATTTCACAACTTCAGTTGATCTCACGTTAATTTTTGTTGCTTTGacttaaaagtaaataaatacacaaagagCTTGTCATAATTATTGAATAAATACACATGAGTTGCCATATAGTATACGCCCCTCCCACCGTACTACAGTCCTCGACAGAACCGGGTCGAACAGTTTAAACTCGTCGTATCTTCAGGACCTCGACCTCAGCAGCGAGTAGGAAGCTTTCATTATTTTCTTAGACGGTCAGAAAGAAACGTAATAACAAAATAAGAGTAACGTTTTCAAATATATCTGTTCTTTTCGCTCGCTGGTCGTGACAAAATGCATTATTACAGAGTTAGAGAAAACGTTTTTTGATCACATCATTTCTTTGTGATGTCACTCTTTAACAATGTTAAACGGTTTGCCTTTACATGGTGTTGTTATTAAATTCTCACAATATTTATGTGGACGTGTTTTATTTGACGCAGATAGTTTCCGCTCGGTTGAATAGTTGGCCCAATGTTTGTGGGCTCCTGTTACAGATTTACCCGCAGAAACTCTTAACTCTTTCCGTTTCAGCTGAACATGGAGCAGCGCGCCGATAGAACTGGGTTAAAATAATCAGCTCTGATCAGAGAGGGtggtaataaataaatgcatatttCTCTGATATTTTCAACCTGCAAATTGCCTTCTCCTCCTGGACAATGAGTCACTGCCTAGCTTCCCATGTTTCATACAGAATATGATCAGAATTAGTGCTTCCAATGATCTGCATTTCAAACCGGAGCTAAATGATGACTGCAaaaggagaaggaggagaagTTGTCAGCAGTTCTGCCACTCACTGTTTGTGGCTTTTAAAGTAGAACTTGCTTTTTTAACTGCTAGATTTCTCATTTTTAAGTCCTCccaatacatttaataaaatgttaccaaaaatcatgttttacatttaacatGGACAATTAAAGTCTTTCAACTTTGTGtttcttaatattttcttcTACTTTCACTGTCTGTTCAGACAGTTCTCTCTACATCTCGTTAtgcactcactggccactttttCAGCTAAACCTGTCCAATCACTAACAGcacatcagccaatcacatggcagcagctCAATATATTTTGGCATCTAGACGTGGGGAAGATGACTCGCTGAAGTTTAAGGTGTGCATCagaatggagaaaaacagggattttctttaaaaattttaaCTTGGCACGGTTTGTGTCAGACAGGCTGCTCTGAGTATATCAGAAACTGCTGGTCTACTGAGATTTTCACACAAAACTGTCTCAGTTTTTTAGAGAATGGTCATAAAAGACAATTTATTCAGTTAACACTGGTTGTAGAAAGGCAACAGAAGCTCCGTAAGAGACTCAATCCATTGCAACCATGGGGTGCAGAATACCATCTTTGAATGCACCACATGTTGAAGCACCTTGAAGCAGaacagctacagcagcagaaggcaATGCTGCAGGGCCACtgctgtcagctaagaacaggattCTAAGGGTACATTTGACACAGTTCCAGAAACAGTAACAGATTGAAAGAAATGCTGTCTGGTTTGACGTGTCTCACAGTCAGCTGCCAGGACCAGAATTTTGCGTTATCCATTCTGCTTTCTTTCAGCGGTTATTTTTCTATAACGTAATTATAACTGCAGAGTTCATTAGATTAATCCAATGGTTCTTTCTATCTGTATGTTTATGTTCATGTTCACGTCCAGctttttaaaatgctatttgaaATCACGGGCTaaccatttaacatttaaagtcaCAAGAGAAAAGGCTGGATGACAGAAAATTAGGTTTGCCATAGCCAGTGCCTCGCAAGAGTATTCAATCCCCTTCAacgtttttcccattttgtcccattacaaTTGCAATCAACTACGTTGTATTATACTGGGACAAACAAACTTAATGTTAAATGATGCGgggttttccatttattttttcaaaagaaaGAACTGAAAAGTCTGCGATCGTAACTGcccatcatcctgaacacacaatTCCCActgggaaacatggtggtggcagaatcctCCTCtggggatgcctttcttcaACAAGTTCAACAAGGACATAATTTCATCATCAGTTTTGTTAGAATGGATGAAGCTCAGTACAGGGCGATTGTAAATAAAACCTCTTTAACACCAGAGGTTGAGACTGGGGCGAAGGTTGACCATCCAGCTAAACACTGACCTTTATCATACAACCAGAACTAcaacagaatattttatttttaaacatggtGATGTGTTGTAattgcccagtcaaagtacagatctaaatccaatggGGAATCAGTGACAattcttgaaaattgatgttcacatatttcttccatccaatctgactgagtttgatcTGTTTTGCTAAGAACAGACAAAGCTGGTGGAGCAATACCCCAAAAACGTACAGCTGTGATTGCAAAGAAAGGTATTTCTGCAAAGTACTGatggctgaatgcaaatgcatgcccTAGCTTGCAGATTTAATCCATGTAtctttttcatttcacttcactgttatgctctactttgtgacACATTAAACCCAAATACAATACTCTAAAGTTTGTGCTtgtaataaatctaaaaaagatCAAGGCACTAAAGCAATGATTGATTCTTTTTTGAAAGACGAATAACCAACCTTTATTCACTTCTTATTTGCAAAGTTAATCCTCCATAAAACCTTGTGAAACCAGTTTAAAGTTTGCATGCAGGCTAAAGCTTCAGCTCAGTGCTGATGGCTTGACTTTCCAAGTAAATTTAACAAGGAAACTCTACATAAGCAATTTAATTTTCTTGCACTGACACCAACAGATCagcaaataaacattaaaagtatatcttttaaaacatttttagaatcTTTATTCGTTTTTCCTTTTACCAGTTTTTAGTCTTACAACTGTCATCATGACTCAGCAAATCGTATCCATCTTAAATCAGCCCTCCTACATGCTGGCATGACCTTGttggtttaaataaaacttaatttctCACGCTGTTGTTCTCATGGTGTTGGGTGTGTTCCTAGcagatctgtttttttctccatcaACGTGCTTCTGTGGACAGACATGTCGGGCAAAGTCGCCGTGGTAACAGGAAGCAACAAGGGAATCGGACTGGCCATCGTCCAAGCGCTCTGCAAGCAGTTCCAGGGGGATGTCTACCTCACCGCTAGAGATGTGTAGGTACACCTTAGGTAACTGTGTACTATAGGTTGAAAGACGCACCTCAACCTAATTATTTCTCTGTATACGTTTTATTTCCTCCCTTTTTAATGATTGAACCTATTTCACAAATTCTATTCAAAAGGATTAACtcatatatagatatatttgtACACATAGTGATGTACTTCAAtagttttttctgttaattttgataattatggcttacagttaaataaaatccaaaattctgtttctcagaaaattagaaaatgACATAGGACCAATACAAAAGGAGTTCTAATACAGACATGTTGGCCTGCTGAGAAGTATCTGATGTACTGTACGATCAGAAACTGCAACagcttgtagcccatgtcctgaaTACGTCTAGTGaaagctctgactccagctgcgGTGCTCACCTTGTGAACTCTTGAACgcgttttgttttaaactgcaGTTATCCTTGTTGGTACTGCACTGTTTTTTACAACACCTGCAGACAActttctgttaatatgctttgatacaGAACTTTATAAAtggccagcttctttagcaatcaCCTGTTGTGGCTTTTCCTCCTCGTGTCTCACTGTCCGGTGGACAACTGTCACAGGTGAGCGGTCTCCCCCATGAATGTGTAGGTCATAACACGGCCATAAAAGGTCatatctgtattaaaaatccctttttttggtcatttgtaatatttaaattttctcaaaaatttttttctttgtaagccatcattattaaaatgaactgaaataattgcttgaaatattttaatttgtaggTAGTGAATTTATACCATATCtgaattttaatgattttttttgccaaaataaAGAAACTTGAAATTATATTCCAATTTAATGAGATGCTCTTATGCAAGCTTAATATGATCTGATGATAGCAgaattacaaagaaaatatgatTTCACAATTGAAAATTATTACAAACTCATTGTTTATTGATTAACATGTTCATTGATTACCGGTGTAGTTGTTAGCACCGTTACCCTGCAGCAAGAAGTTCCCTGAGTTCAAACCCTAGTCAGGTCCTTCTTCCGgtgtatgtgtgggttctctccaggtttcCCGACATGCTCCCACCCTGCCTAAAAACATGACAgctaggttaactggtctctttaAATCGCCACTagttgtcagtgtgtgtgtccATAGTAGTCTGACCTGTGTGTTTTCCCTGTGATTAAACTGgctacctgtccagggtgtaccccatcttacacccatagactgctagaaATAGACACCTGACACCTTTTTTTACCATCTTATATTAGCAGTTAGAATGGCTAGCATTAGTAAAACTCCAGTCTCTGTGTGGGGCAGTGGTGTTGCAAGCTTTCTAAAGTGTGGGGGATATTGTTTGTCTGTGGGGGGCACAGACCATGAATTGAGCTTCTTAATGcctgtgtgttttatgtttttattttaacataatttcctcttcctctctgtcatcATTACTCCTGGCCACAATCTTAGAGTACAtcccaaaaacatttaaaactaaactGGGAACTTTATAAACACTTACACACATGCACCTGGGGCGgcatcacacacaaacacaaagtaacataaataaacaaaggtaaagtcaaatattttgtgaatgttttgcAGCGGTCGAGGTCAGGCTGCCGTGGAGTCTCTGGCCTCTGAGGGACTGAAGGCCATCTTTCACCAGCTGGACATCAACAACCTGAACAGCATCACCACAGCTGCTGCTTTCTTCAAGGAGAAGTATGGAGGAGTGGACATCCTCATCCATAACGCTGGGATAGCATTCAAAGGTAGACGAGTATGTGAATACACTACCTTGCAATAGTATTCATACCCTATGAACTTGAAAGTAAACAATGGAATAAATATTCACCCACTTCGGGTCAGGTCTGTATTAGTAGATACACATTTTGGCTGCATTTTGAGTACCCAGttgtagggatgggtaccgaatttgGTACATTTATAGGTACTGCCCGAATTCCACCGGTACTATCGAGTACCGACTCACGTAAACGGTACCATGTTCCGGTACCTAAGCGCATCATCAACGCATCTAAAGAGTGTGGTGTACTTTGATAGTCAGCCAcgtttactttgataccccttaataaaatccagtgcaagtAACCTAATTTGTAAACGACTTAACTGCACTCTCTTCAGCTTTGAATATCTGATTGAGCATTTTTcaatgcatcaagcagagacaGCATTCATTACAGAAGTTACTTAGAGAGctttggtaactctggaggagctgcagggtaGGAGTCGTGCAGTTAGTCATACTGTTCACAAATCTGGCCGTTATGGaagagtggaaggaagaagccCTTGTTGCCATGTAGGGGACAGTGCAAGCATGTGAAGGAAAGTGTTTTGGACCAATGAGACTGAAACCTGTTTGCTACCATGCTAAGAGCTATGTGTGGTACAAATATGACACTGCACACCAGCCTGAACACAACCATTGTCCCCTTGACaaatagtggtggcagcatcatgctgcttcGTTGCTTCAGTAAAGCTGGCTGAATGTTATGAGacatagatgtgcaaagctggtagatatACCCCAAATGTCTGCGATGGAATTACAGAAATTGTGTTTCTGCATCGTATTGACTTAAGGGGGGCTGAAGAAAAAATACACGTCAcattttcaaatataaaaaaaataaacatttatagcAAAGTCCTTTCATGTCACagttatacactactttgtgttgggctGTCACGGTTTGTGGGCATAGGGCCaattatgtgaaaaagttagagggcatgaatacttttttaagGCACCGTATGATTGACAAGGAGCTGACATTTAAATCTTATAAACTGTCTTCAGTTGCAGACACGACTCCGTTCGCTGTCCAGGCAGAGGTGACCCTCGAGACAAACTTCTTTGCTGCCAGAGATGTCTTGACTCACTTCCTGCCGCTCATCAAACGTGGAGGTGCGAACACACAACTACACCTGAAGAAATGAGATAGAAAGTTCCTCTGAAAGGGGAACTCATTTAAGATTTAGAATATGTTAAGAATATATGATGTATAATATTAGTTCACCTGCTAAAGATTTTACTACTCTTATCCTAAACATTTTAGCTGCGGTCATAAAGAAATGCCAGATCAATTTTAGGGTTTTAATGATGTGTAATcaaaatttattaaaacagtttCCCTGATAAAAGCAAATCTGTAAATCAGATTGCAGAATGTTCAGAATGGTTTTTAGCGtcaatgtatttaaaaacacaacgaAAGTATGATCGTAGCTCCTGTGAGGTGCCTacaattaaaagataaaacagattaaaaacacatatCCCCACCTCACAATAATAAAATCTGCTTTGGTCGGGTGCAGTATTTCGGGAAAGGTAGTACACTTGTTGGTAACTGGTAACTCACCTTTGTGTGCTTTTTAGGCCGTGTGGTGAACATCTCAAGCTTTGTAGGTCCCCGTACTTTAAACAAGTGCAGCGCGGAGCTGCAGCAGCGCTTCCGCAGCGAGGACATCACAGAGGATGAGCTGGTGGCACTGATGCAGAGATTCATTGACAAGGCCAAGAAAGGAGAGCACAAGCAAGATGGGTGGCCTGAAACGCCGTATGGAGTGTCGAAACTGGGACTGACAGTAAGACCTGTCTGCCTTGAAGGCTTTCATTGGTTCTTCTATTTCACAAACAAATTGTAGGATAAGTTATGTGAGGCCATTGACCTGAATGGACTCAAGTGACCTCACCCCATTTAATGCAGTaagaagaatttcaaaaactTCTGCTTAATTTATAAAAGGAGGAGGGATCCTTATCCTTCTATTTTGGACCGAAGGTTTTGTTGtgtaatgatttaaaaaaataaaaggaaacaaatcatataattttttttctcatttatctATGTAAGATATACAAAACTGCAAATACTTTTAAGTATTTACGCAGGTaagacaaatacaaaactgaataaaatgactttaaaactaaaatcgcctatgataaataaaatgtgaaaaatgataaATAGTCCTGTGGAGATGGACCAGGAACTCACTGGAATCgtccatttttttgtttcaccaGTTCTGCCTGGTGAAACCCAAACATGTTTCAAATAAAGTCAGAGGAAACACAATATAGCTGCAAGACGTTTTCTAAAAGGaaactgtgttttctgttgtctgATTTTAAGGATGTCACAAAACGTAACCACAAGCTGTGGCGACACTTTTGGGAACACAGAAAGAATCGAGCATGAAAGCAGTTACTGAGTAAAGATAGGGAGGATAAAGAAAATTTGACACACCTAATTGATATTGATCGGCAGTTTTTCATGCTTTCAACAGgtcttttcatgttgtgttttggGTTTTGACCACTGTTTTGACCTTTTGTTCAgtgtgtttgaaaaaaaattggaaACCTGACAAGTGGAGAACATCAGAAGATTTAAGATTTATCATTAATCCTTGTCTAACCAATATGATAGAAGATAAATTAGATTTGAATTATCTTAATTAATCAATCTCATTAACAGGattaaaagaggaagaaaagtaGCATTGAGGAGCATAGCAGATGAGAGAGTACAACTGGAAAAAATAGCTGACAGTAtttgaacagattctttaaaacatctaTTCTCAGTTACCCAATTTCATTTAACTTTAAAGCTAAATGTTTGTTTCCCTCCAGACTCTGTCCATGATCCTGGCTCGCCGCCTGTTGAAGGAGAGACCAAATGATGGGGTAACAAAAAGCAagacttcttttaaatattgtattttataaTACTCTGTAATAAACTTTCTCTGGCTCTTAAGTCATAGTGtgagttcacatgtgtttttttaactgtttttctcAGATCTTGCTGAATGCTTGCTGTCCAGGTTGGGTTCGCACCGACATGGCAGGTGAGGCAGCAGAGAAGTCACCAGATGAGGGCGCCGTCACTCCGGTTTATCTGGTGCTGCTTCCTCCCAAAATCACTGAACCTCACGGAAAGTTTGTCTCTGACAAGGAAGTTCAGCCGTGGTGAAAGTACTGCAGTTAACTAGATAATTTTAAGGGTTTACAGAGATGATGTATTACTGAAATTAGTCAAATATAGGAACAACATTGCCTTATTacctaaaaacatacaatgcaAAGTTTTTATATACACTCAACAAATGTTAACAAATAGATGTATTGCTTTTTTGCTTAAAAGAATGTACTGAATTGATGT
This genomic stretch from Girardinichthys multiradiatus isolate DD_20200921_A chromosome 22, DD_fGirMul_XY1, whole genome shotgun sequence harbors:
- the LOC124859072 gene encoding carbonyl reductase [NADPH] 1-like, coding for MSGKVAVVTGSNKGIGLAIVQALCKQFQGDVYLTARDVGRGQAAVESLASEGLKAIFHQLDINNLNSITTAAAFFKEKYGGVDILIHNAGIAFKVADTTPFAVQAEVTLETNFFAARDVLTHFLPLIKRGGRVVNISSFVGPRTLNKCSAELQQRFRSEDITEDELVALMQRFIDKAKKGEHKQDGWPETPYGVSKLGLTTLSMILARRLLKERPNDGILLNACCPGWVRTDMAGEAAEKSPDEGAVTPVYLVLLPPKITEPHGKFVSDKEVQPW